Proteins from a single region of Papio anubis isolate 15944 unplaced genomic scaffold, Panubis1.0 scaffold93, whole genome shotgun sequence:
- the LOC101020057 gene encoding olfactory receptor 52N2-like codes for MSGVNSCSLIPGFFILNGIPGLEVTHIWISLPFCFMHIIAVVGNCGLICLISHEEVLHWPMYYFLALLSFTDATWCTTTVPNILCMFWLSLKEIDFNAYLSQMFFVHILTGMESGVTMLMDLDHYVVICYPLRYATILTNPVITKAGLATFLRSVMLIIPFTFPTKCLPYCWGNFIPHTYCDHTSVAKVSCSNFKVNAVYGLFAALLIGGFDMVCIAVS; via the coding sequence ATGTCTGGGGTCAACAGCTGCAGTCTGATCCCAGGATTCTTTATCTTGAATGGCATTCCTGGGCTGGAAGTCACACACATCTGGATCTCCCTGCCATTCTGCTTTATGCACATCATTGCTGTCGTGGGGAACTGTGGGCTCATCTGCCTCATCAGCCATGAGGAGGTCCTGCACTGGCCCATGTACTACTTCCTGGCCCTGCTCTCCTTCACTGATGCCACCTGGTGCACCACCACGGTACCTAATATTCTGTGCATGTTCTGGTTGAGCCTCAAGGAGATTGACTTTAATGCTTACCTGTCCCAGATGTTTTTTGTCCATATTCTGACAGGGATGGAATCTGGGGTAACCATGCTCATGGACCTGGACCACTATGTGGTCATCTGCTATCCCTTACGCTATGCCACTATCCTTACCAACCCTGTCATCACTAAGGCTGGTCTTGCTACCTTCTTGAGGAGTGTGATGCTCATCATCCCATTCACTTTCCCCACCAAGTGCCTGCCCTATTGCTGGGGGAACTTCATCCCCCACACCTACTGTGACCACACGTCTGTGGCCAAGGTATCCTGCAGCAATTTCAAGGTCAACGCTGTCTATGGCCTTTTTGCAGCCCTTCTGATTGGGGGCTTTGACATGGTTTGCATTGCTGTGTCTTAA
- the LOC101019703 gene encoding LOW QUALITY PROTEIN: olfactory receptor 52N2-like (The sequence of the model RefSeq protein was modified relative to this genomic sequence to represent the inferred CDS: inserted 1 base in 1 codon) — MSGVNSSSLTPGFFILNGIPGLEATYIWISLPFCFMHIIAVVGNCGLICLISHEEALHRPMYYFLALLSFTDATWCTTTVPNILCIFWLSLKEIDFNACLSQMFSVDTMTGMESGVLILMALDRYVAICYPLCYATILTNPVITKAGLATFLRSVMLIIPFTFLTKCLPYCWGNFIPHIYCDHMSVAKVSCGNFKVNAIYGLMVALLIGVFDICCISVSYTMIFQAVMSLSSADARHKAFSTGTSHMCAIVITYVPXFVTFFTHHFGGHNIPNHIHIIVANFYLLLPPTMNPVVYGVKTKHIRESMIKFLLGDKVNFTCDK; from the exons ATGTCTGGGGTCAATAGCTCCAGCCTGACCCCAGGATTCTTTATCTTGAATGGCATTCCTGGGCTGGAAGCCACATACATCTGGATCTCCCTGCCATTCTGCTTTATGCACATCATTGCTGTCGTGGGGAACTGTGGGCTCATCTGCCTCATCAGCCATGAGGAAGCCCTGCATCGGCCCATGTACTATTTCCTGGCCCTGCTCTCCTTCACTGATGCCACCTGGTGCACCACCACGGTACCTAATATTCTGTGCATATTCTGGTTGAGCCTCAAGGAGATTGACTTTAATGCGTGCCTGTCCCAGATGTTTTCTGTCGATACGATGACAGGGATGGAGTCTGGGGTGCTCATACTCATGGCCCTGGACCGCTATGTGGCCATCTGCTATCCCTTATGCTATGCCACCATCCTTACCAACCCTGTCATCACCAAGGCTGGTCTTGCTACCTTCTTGAGGAGTGTGATGCTCATCATCCCATTCACTTTCCTCACCAAGTGCCTGCCCTATTGCTGGGGGAACTTCATCCCCCACATCTACTGTGACCACATGTCTGTGGCCAAGGTATCCTGTGGCAATTTCAAGGTCAATGCTATTTATGGTCTGATGGTTGCTCTCCTGATTGGTGTGTTTGACATCTGCTGTATCTCTGTATCTTACACTATGATTTTTCAGGCTGTTATGAGCCTGTCATCAGCAGATGCTCGTCACAAAGCCTTCAGTACCGGCACATCTCACATGTGTGCCATTGTGATCACCTATGTTC CTTTTGTCACTTTTTTCACTCATCATTTTGGAGGACACAATATCCCAAACCACATACACATCATCGTGGCCAACTTTTATCTGCTACTGCCTCCTACCATGAACCCAGTTGTTTATGGAGTCAAGACTAAGCACATTCGGGAAAGTATGATTAAATTTTTACTTGGAGACAAGGTTAACTTTACCTGTGACAAATGA